The following DNA comes from Deinococcus roseus.
CCGAACTTGGTGAGGGCTCCAGCAGCGTCGTAGTAGGCGTAAGAAGACCAGAAGATGTCTTTCCAGCTGTTGGGTTCACGGCCCAGGAAGTCGTAGTTGGTCTTCAGGTAGGTGGGGTTGCGGCCCAGGTAGGCGCTGCCTGCGGTGATGGGCAGCAGGTTGATGCCCTGGATGGCTTCTTTTTCTGCAGAGAACCAGGTGGAGTAAGCTCCGCCGTCGCCCCACACCATGCCCACAGCGGGTTTGTTGAAACCTGCAGGGAACACTGCGCCAGATTGGTTGAACCAGTACTGCTCGATGGCGGTGGTTTCGTTGGCGTACAGGAAGATCCCCAGGTCACGGATGGCCGTGTTCCCGCTCACAGCACCCCAGTTGATCAGGGCCGTGGAGAAGTTCATGTCTTCGCTGGAAGACTCCTGGTTGTTGCCTGCAGCAAAGGCAGAGTGACCTGCAGCCCAGGAGTGGCCTGCATAAGCGTCAAAGTTGCGGATTCTGGGGAACTGGGTGGTGGTGGTGGTCCAGTTGGCAGCGTCCATGATCAGGTCGTTGATGCTGCCTCCCCAGGTCTTGCCGCCAGGAGTAGCAGTGGTGACCCAGTTGGGACGGTACTTGGCGAGCAGTGCAGCGGCCTTGATGAAGTAACCCCAGTGGAAGTGGTGGTCGTTGAGTTCTTCTTCGGAGCCGTAGCCCTGTGGGTAACCAATCAATGTGCCCCAGGTGTTGTTGTAGTAGAAGTAGTTGGGAGATTGACCGTCCAGCCAGTCCTGCAGCACGTTCTGGATGGCGTTCAGGAAGGCGGTCTGTGCGGTGGTGTTTCCGACCTGTTCTGCGAGGGGCACCAGTTCTGCGAGTTTGCCCAGACCTTTGCCGACCCAGTAGGAATCTCCAGTGGGGTTGAGGGTGGCGGAGGTGTTGGCCTCGTTCACGTAGGTGGCAAGCTGACTCAGGCTGAGGGTGTTGGAGCTGCCGTTGTCGGGGAAGTAAGGCAGCACGCCCTGGAATTTCTGGCTGGTGGTGAAGCTGCTGCTGCCCTTGACCACTTTCATCTGGCCTCTGGGAGAGACGTAGGTGTAGGTGGTGTTCACAGCGGAGGAGTTCAGCCACTGGTGGCGGTACAGGGCCTGCACGGTTCCGGTGGCGGTGCCTTCCTTGGCCACGGTGTTCAGCGTGAAGGTGCTGGTCAGGGTGGCGGTGCTGGCGTTGTAGCTCCAGCTGGCGGTGCTGCCAGTCACGAAGTTGTAGGCGTAAGTTTTGTAGTCATTCAGGGTGGCAACGGTGTTGTCGGGCAGAACGGCAATGGAGTAGTAGTCCTTGCCGCCCAGGGTGGAGGTGGCGATGGTGTTGTTGACCGTCCAGGTGGCTCCGGTGGGAGCGAAGATGCCGTAGTGCTTGCCGTTGACGGTCACGCCCAGCACGTTGCCCTGGTTGCTCCACACGGTGGGGGTGGCAATGAAGGTGACCTGTGCAGCTCCACCAGTCTTGGTGGCGTACACGAAGGGCATCCCGTGGCCGAAGGTGGCTTTGAGGGAGTTGGTGCCGTCGCTCCAGTAGGTGGTGGTGGTCCAGTCTCCGAAGTCGTCGGTTTTGGCGTCGGGAGAGTTCAGTCCGGCCACACCCAGAGTCAGGTCAGGGGAGTAAGGGTACTCGTATTTTTCAAGTCCGGTGGCCCCGACGATCTGGGAGTTCATGGGGTAGCTGATTTCCAGACCGCCTGATCGAGCGTGCATGGCGAGCGGGTGGGCGAACATGTTCTCGGAGTAGTTGTTGCCCGCGTTGCGTTTGAACAGGATGGAGGACCAGAATTCGTTGGTGGGCGCTTTGCCTTTGGCTGCAGCGTTGGCGGTCCAGGCGGGGGAGAGGATGGCCCCGGAGGTGTTGGTGGGTCCGCCTTTGGATCCGGGAGGAGGGGTGGTGCCCCAGTCCTGGGCAGTGATTTCGGCGGTGGAGCTGCTCTGGGGTGCGTTGAAGCTTCCGCAACTGGCGAGAATCAGGGTGAGACCAAGCAGCAGGGTGGAACGGCCTTGTTTCAACATAGAACCTCCTGTCCAGTGCCTCTTTGCGCTGGACTGAGAACGTTTTCAGTGGTGGTGGATGGATGTTTTAGGGGGTTAACCCTGGGTTCATTTGCGTGGGTTCATCTGCGGTGGTACCGTGTGGATTCACGGACACTGAGGGTCACAGCAATCTGGGGGATTTCGCATTCTTCATCCTGAAGACGTGTCAATAAAGTTTGTGCAGCAAGCTCTCCCATCTCAAAAAGCGGCTGATGCATGGAGGTCAGCGGAGGCAGGGAGAAACTGGAGGCAGGCAGGTCATCATAGCCCACCAGTGAAACATCTTCGGGAACGCGAATGCCTCTGCGGTACAGGGCGAGTCTGGCCCCGTATGCCATCTGGTCGTTGCCTGCGAAGATGGCACTGAAATGCACCCCTTTGGTCACCCAGGCTTCAATGGCCAGAATCCCGGAGGGTTCATCGAATTCGCCCTCATAGATCAGTTCAGGATCATAGGCGATTCCAGCGTCTGCCAGGGCCATGCGGTAGCCTTCAAAACGGTCTACAGCATCCCGGTGGGAAGAAATTCCAGCAATGTGGGCAATTCTGCGGTGTCCCAGTTCAATCAGGTGCCGGGTGGCGAGGTAGGCACCCTGGATGTCGTCCACGCGCAGGCAGCAGTGGTCCAGGCCTGGCACGTAGCGTCCGATGAGAATGAGGGGAAAGCGTTCACTTAAGGCATGCAGTTGTTGTTCCGGTAATCTTCCTCCCAGAATGATCAGTCCGTCCACCTGACGGCGAATGAGGGCGGCAACGGCACTGGCTTCGTCCTGCACTTCCCAGTGGCCGTTCACAAAGATCGGTTGGTAGCCTGTTCCAGAGAATCCCACATCAATCCCGCGTGCCACCTCGTTGTAAAAAGGGGAGGCGATGTCCTGGGTCAGAACCCCCACCGTCATGGACTTGCCGCGAACCAGACCCTGGGCACTGGCGTTGGGTTCGTACCCCAGCTGACCAATGACTTCCAGCACTTTCTGGCGTTTTTCGGGGGTCACCAGCGGCGCATTGTTCAGAATGCGAGAAACCGTGCTGATGGACACACCGGCCACTTTGGCGATGTCTTTGATGGTGACATTTCTGCTCATGGGGTTCCTCTCCTGGCACGGCACAGGGTGTCGTGCAGCAGCAGACGTGGAGTTGATTGGGATGTAGAGTCAATGTAATCCAAATTGAAAACGTTGTCAATAGCTTTACCGTTAAAAAATGTTTGCAGTACACCAAAAG
Coding sequences within:
- a CDS encoding LacI family DNA-binding transcriptional regulator; translated protein: MSRNVTIKDIAKVAGVSISTVSRILNNAPLVTPEKRQKVLEVIGQLGYEPNASAQGLVRGKSMTVGVLTQDIASPFYNEVARGIDVGFSGTGYQPIFVNGHWEVQDEASAVAALIRRQVDGLIILGGRLPEQQLHALSERFPLILIGRYVPGLDHCCLRVDDIQGAYLATRHLIELGHRRIAHIAGISSHRDAVDRFEGYRMALADAGIAYDPELIYEGEFDEPSGILAIEAWVTKGVHFSAIFAGNDQMAYGARLALYRRGIRVPEDVSLVGYDDLPASSFSLPPLTSMHQPLFEMGELAAQTLLTRLQDEECEIPQIAVTLSVRESTRYHRR
- a CDS encoding glycosyl hydrolase — encoded protein: MLKQGRSTLLLGLTLILASCGSFNAPQSSSTAEITAQDWGTTPPPGSKGGPTNTSGAILSPAWTANAAAKGKAPTNEFWSSILFKRNAGNNYSENMFAHPLAMHARSGGLEISYPMNSQIVGATGLEKYEYPYSPDLTLGVAGLNSPDAKTDDFGDWTTTTYWSDGTNSLKATFGHGMPFVYATKTGGAAQVTFIATPTVWSNQGNVLGVTVNGKHYGIFAPTGATWTVNNTIATSTLGGKDYYSIAVLPDNTVATLNDYKTYAYNFVTGSTASWSYNASTATLTSTFTLNTVAKEGTATGTVQALYRHQWLNSSAVNTTYTYVSPRGQMKVVKGSSSFTTSQKFQGVLPYFPDNGSSNTLSLSQLATYVNEANTSATLNPTGDSYWVGKGLGKLAELVPLAEQVGNTTAQTAFLNAIQNVLQDWLDGQSPNYFYYNNTWGTLIGYPQGYGSEEELNDHHFHWGYFIKAAALLAKYRPNWVTTATPGGKTWGGSINDLIMDAANWTTTTTQFPRIRNFDAYAGHSWAAGHSAFAAGNNQESSSEDMNFSTALINWGAVSGNTAIRDLGIFLYANETTAIEQYWFNQSGAVFPAGFNKPAVGMVWGDGGAYSTWFSAEKEAIQGINLLPITAGSAYLGRNPTYLKTNYDFLGREPNSWKDIFWSSYAYYDAAGALTKFGSGAYTPEDGETKAHTYQYLHSLNAMGQVDTSVTANIPTYGVFKKGSTKTYAAYNPGTASTTVTFSDGFSMVVGPKQVLSSKGSNPCGTDTQAPSVPAGLTSPSKTSTSVNLSWTASTDNCGVSA